One Nematostella vectensis chromosome 10, jaNemVect1.1, whole genome shotgun sequence genomic window, CCTCAATTCTATTATCTGCCACACTTAATAAATCGGCGACATAAGGATCCTGTACGTCTTGCAAAGACCCCGAGTAATTCTTCGCCGGGGATACCGTACTTTCGATGTCCATTCTTTGACGTCTGAAAGGTACTTGTTTTCGCCTTCCACCCGGCGTTTCCACAATAGCATGCAGATTTTTCTCCTGTAGCTCATGTATCCTTTCAGTCTTAACCTTGGCATCCTTCTCTAAGGCTTTTACTTTGTGTACGTATTGAGTATTGAGAAACTTGAGGTCCGCATTCTCGTGTTCTAGTTTACGAACGGTGCCTTTCAGCTCGCGAATAGATTGATCTGTATCCTCGCGCAATTTTATGAGCTGTAAATGAAGCTCGTTGTTCTCTTTCACCAACTTAGCATTATCGCTCCTGTAGGGCTCCACATTATCCTCGTACAGTGTCTTCGTCTTTTCATGCTTGCTGTGCTGCAGTTTGAGATTTTTCAAGCTTTCTGTTGTGTGTACAAGATCACTGAACAACTTCTCGACTAATGGAACCGATTCAATTCCAAGCGCTTGCCGATATCCTAGCTGATCTAAACGCTTTCTAAGCGTCGTAAACTTTCGTTCAGTCATCTCTTACAGGTCCAATTCAAAAACTATTTAATTTCCTACAAAGAATTCGCCAAAACTTCTGTCCAAAGCGGACATTCCCGTATGAAGACCGTTGGCGAGTTTCGCGGCACTAAGGACGCTCGGCTCCAGAACaaagcgcatgcgcagatttcAAATTTGCCTCTGTTTACAGTGAATGTAGGGAGAGTTGTTATGTTGGTCGTAAAATTAGATTGTCTGGAATAAAATCCGTGATAATCCAGGGACATTATATGGGAGATTATTATCCTTTACTCATTATCTAGTTTCACATATTCAAATGATCTATAAGGCTTTCCACAGAGATTTTTTCGAGCAATTTTGTAGGACAGGTTCCAAGGATGAAtatcaataaataaaagaatttCCGACATTTTGTCAAGTTTTAGGGACCATTTACACCCTAAAATCGCTGACACATTCTTGTGCAGATTTGGACAGCATAGAACTGCATGTGGAAGCATAGCTGCTCATTCAAGTCACGCAACATTAATAAAGGgttgcgtgacagagcacAGCCGGGAACCGTATTATTACATGATTTGGCATATAAGATGATAAATCTGTACATGGAAGGCATATAATTCATTTACAACGAAAAAGGGGTTGATATTCAGGCTATTGTTTATTGATAGTTGGAAGTCTCCCCCAttagaaggggagggggggaggtttcagTCGTCGTGCggggtatttttttgtctcCAAGACGTACATGaattttgtttatctttttgtgcattttttttatctggtTTGGGctgcatgcattttttcccttttcgtcctgttcgtgtttttttttttttttgttcattaCCAACCCCCTTTCACTCTTATGATGGTCCGCCCCTCAGGCGAAAACCTTGGGGCTTGAACATATAGCTCAGATGACCCCTCTGCTGTGGATTTGTGATCATCTGACACTTAGGCGTAGCGCGTCGATGCTCATCCACTTTGCTCGCTTGACCTTTGAACTTTCAAGATAAGTTATGCTATGCAGTAAACGAAAGCGATAAGATTACAACAGCAGCCTTACCCCAAGCCACACATTCACTCCAGCTTTCTTACAGCATATAAAACATAGAGGCAATGATGACTTCTGAAGAGAAAGTCTCGATAGAGTCCGGAGAAGATAACACGGGGTACAACGTAAATGGGGATGAGGTACATGTATCTGTCCCGAGGTCCCAAGCCATTCCTCGGGCACACCGAGGACACCACTTCAACATGGAAGATCGAGATCCCTCGAATATCAACGACCATGTGAAGGTATGTAAGGGGCCCCGGTAaggcatttatttattttttttttaatagcttGAATCCTTTGCACAGTTGCTAAAAAGGAAAGGTAAAATCATCTTTTTGAGTTTATTTCCTCATTTCGACTTGTGTCTCTATGTATTCACTGTTGGTTCTGATAAATATATGTCAGAGAACATGAACGGACTGAAGTAATTGTAGGCGTATCGAATGGTGAAGAAAAATAGTGAATATATGAATATTTAATTATCTATCACTATCATCGACTAAATATTCATATATTCACTATTTTTCTTAACCATTCTATACGCCTACAACTACTTCAGTCCGTTCATGTGTCTGATCGCTATATTTCTCCATAGTTTGTAATTGTTGTGAGGGGGAGAAATGTCAAGTATCATTTTTATCCGAAGATCCGGAAGTTGTTCAAATTTCTTGCTTATCATTGTGAAGCATGTTATTACCAGAAAAGCACGAGGTAGACAAATTATCGATGAAACATTCACTTCCCTGTGTTTCACTTTGATAGATAATTTCAGGGCATACACATCAATTTCGGTTTCGAAGATTATGGTTATGTATGTTGTGAGCTTGTTGCGGGATTCGCATGGCCCTGTGTTGAATGCATTGCATTCCAATGACTTCTGCGTATGTTATAAGTCATGTCATCGAGAAGTAGCGATTTTCTCTGAGGGTATTGCGTTTCCGAGGCCCATGCAGGGATCGAACCCACCCCCCTTCGAGAAAGCCTTTGTCCTACCCTTCATTCTAAATGGCCTCAAACGACATCAAATTCTGATTTTTATGTGTTGATCATCCCGTAAAACCAAACCGAACAGTTCGGGAGTTTGAAAGGCCAAATGCTACGTGTCAAAATATTAGAAAATCTCTCAGTAAAAGCAGCCCCACTCTGCTTCAAGTCCCTCCCCTAATCTCCCGCGCAGCCGCACTTTGAGCAGGGAAGCGTTGCGTGACCGACACAAAGGACGGGTGCGCGGGAGACTACTCCTCCCCCTCTTTGAGACAAAAAATACATATGCACCCAGCTAGCTTATTGGATATTTTTAGGTGTTAAATGTCTCAGTTTTGtgcaataaaaattaaatggCAATATAggcgacgtgatttgaaaacgttCCAGTACAGCAATTGAACATTGATTGACAAACTTCTTCAAAACCCGTGCTGGAATACATGCTACTCTTCTGTTTATATTAGTCAGTCGAGTTCACTGGGTGAAACGCGCCAAAGCAGGTTCATGGTCATTTTTAGTGTTCGTCCGAGCACTtttgcaaaatacaaaaataataaaagtcgTACCAAACTGAATGCCTGCTAGCTTTTGTGGCCTCACACAAGCAACTGTAATATCctattgagtttttttttagggtaataaaaaaacatccaaaaaaaattttgaCGACTCGAGACAAAATGGGAGGGTGCAGTTTGAGAATATACTTCGCGGCTAAGTGTAcaattccctgctagcagaggcctcttttctctgtatttcgctgggctggagttcgcgaggaaaagatacctctgccatgggtcgaaactgtttctgttgcgcatgcgtgagcgttaataagcgaccgacgtgccaaaacccgtaccatcgcgcgaaagctgtcaatatgctttgcatgggtttagtcggaaatcatgaatcaaactccggttagtcctcctcttcgaaaaaagaaaaaaactgttcaatttcaatcacctaaaacgtcactaaaaagattggacaacaaacgcagcaaagacaagttttgtcttgtttgtgggattaatttcaagacatctgggcaggcgagtttcttcaatgtaaatatcgcacagttggattcgaagaaaatgttacaaaactttttggtaaacttagatcagctattcccagaagaatatgcaaaacctgtaaacggaagattgactcgttagtcaaaagagagaaaattctgaataaagataaggcattgaatggcttcttttataattcgtcgcgtgatatttctacaaaggacgccgtttcgaatgagggcttattatcccgcagcggatatacgtttcatgcatgcgctagtcattgtgggctcaaatagtggccagtaattaatgaacggagcatgcgctctggatctcgtccacgatcgtggacggcggtttgatcaaacgaacttgcgacccatggcagaggtatcttttcctcgcgaactccagcccagcgaaatacagagaaaagaggcctctgctagcagggaaagtGTACAAACGAGCGACTCAGAAAGCCCTGCGCAGGAGGGTAGGCAAAGTATACAAACGAGCGACTCAGAAAGCCCTGCGCAGGAGGGTAGGCGAAGTGTACATTCGAGCGACTCAGATAGCCCTGCGCAGGAGGGTAGGCTAAGCGTACAAACGAGCGACTCAGAAAGCCCTGCGCAGGAAGGTAGGCTAAGTGTACAAACGAGCGACTCAGAAAGCCCTGCGCAGGAGGGTAGGCTAAGTGTACAAACGAGCGACTCAGAAAGCCCTGCGCAGGAGGGAAGGCTAAGTGTACAAACGAGCGACTcagaaagctctgcgcagAAGGGTAGGCTAAGCGTACAAACGAGCGACTcagaaagctctgcgcagGAGGGTAGGCTAAGTGTACAAACGAGCGACTCAGAAAGCCCTGCGCAGGAGGGTAGGCTAAGTGTACAAACGAGCGACTCAGAAAGCCCTGCGCAGGAGGGTAGGCTAAGTATACAAACGAGCGACTCAGATAGCCCTGCGCAGGAGGGTAGGCTAAGTGTACAAACGAGCGACTCAGAAAGCCCTGCGCAGGAGGGTAGGCGAAGTGTACAAACGAGCGACTCAGATAGCCCTGCGCAGGAGGGTAGTCTAAGCGTACAAACGAGCAACTCAGAAAGCCCTGCGCAGGAGGGTAGACTAAGTGTACAAACGAGCGACTCAGATAGCCCTGCGCAGGAGGGTAGGCTAAGCGTACAAACGAGCGACTCAGAAAGCCCTGCGCAGGAGGGTAGGCGAAGTGTACAAACGAGCGACTCAGATAGCCCTGCGCAGGAGGGTAGGCTAAGCGTACAAACGAGCGACTCAGAAAGCCCTGCGCAGGAGGGTAGACTAAGTGTACAAACGAGCGACTCAGATAGCCCTGCGCAGGAGGGTAGGCTAAGCGTACAAACGAGCGACTCAGAAAGCCCTGCGCAGGAGGGTAGACTAAGTGTACAAACGAGCGACTCAGAAAGCCCTGCGCAGGAGAGTAGGCTAAATGTACATTCGAGCGACTCAAAAAGCCCTGCGCAGGAAGGTAGGCTAAGTGTACAAACGAGCGACTcagaaagctctgcgcagGAGGGTAGGCTAAGTGTACAAACGAGCGACTCAGAAAGCCCTGCGCAGGAGGGAAGGCTAAGTGTACAAACGAGCGACTCAGAAAGCCCTGCGCAGGAAGGTAGGCTAAATGTACATTCGAGCGACTCAGAAAGCCCTGCGCAGGAAGGTAGGCTAAGTGTACAAACGAGCGACTCAGAAAGCCCTGCGCAGGAAGGTAGGCTAAGTGTACAAACGAGCGACTCAGAAAGCCCTGCGCAGGAGGGTAGGCTAAGTGTACAAACGAGCGACTCAGAAAGCCCTGCGCAGGAGGGTAGGCTAAGTGTACAAACGAGCGACTCAGAAAGCCCTGCGCAGGAGGGAAGGCTAAGTGTACAAACGAGCGACTCAGAAAGCCCTGCGCAGGAGGGTAGACTAAGTGTACAAACGAGCGACTCAGAAAGCCCTGCGCAGGAAGGTAGGCTAAATGTACATTCGAGCTACTCAGATAGCCCTGCGCAGGAGGGTAGGCTAAGCGTACAAACGAGCGACTCAGAAAGCCCTGCGCAGGAAGGTAGGCTAAATGTACATTCGAGCGACTCAGAAAGCCCTGCGCAGGAAGGTAGGCTAAGTGTACAAACGAGCGACTCAGAAAGCCCTGCGCAGGAGGGTAGGCTAAGTGTACAAACGAGCGACTCAGAAAGCCCTGCGCAGGAGGGTAGGCTAAGTGTACAAACGAGCGACTCAGAAAGCCCTGCGCAGGAGGGTAGGCTAAGTGTACAAACGAGCGACTCAGAAAGCCCTGCGCAGGAGGGTAGGCTAAGTGTACAAACGAGCGACTcagaaagctctgcgcagAAGGGTAGGCTAAGCGTACAAACGAGCGACTcagaaagctctgcgcagGAGGGTAGGCTAAGTGTACAAACGAGCGACTCAGAAAGCCCTGCGCAGGAGGGTAGGCTAAGTGTACAAACGAGCGACTCAGAAAGCCCTGCGCAGGAGGGTAGGGTAAGTGTACAAACGAGCGACTCAGATAGCCCTGCGCAGGAAGGTAGGCTAAGTGTACAAACGAGCGACTCAGAAAGCCCTGCGCAGGAGGGTAGGCGAAGTGTACAAACGAGCGATTCAGAAAGCCCTGCGCAGGAGGGTAGGCTAAGTATACAAACGAGCGACTCAGATAGCCCTGCGCAGGAGGGTAGGCTAAGTGTACAAACGAGCGACTCAGAAAGCCCTGCGCAGGAGGGTAGGGTAAGTGTACAAACGAGCGACTCAGATAGCCCTGCGCAGGAAGGTAGGCTAAGTGTACAAACGAGCGACTCAGAAAGCCCTGCGCAGGAGGGTAGGCGAAGTGTACAAACGAGCGATTCAGAAAGCCCTGCGCAGGAGGGTAGGCTAAGTATACAAACGAGCGACTCAGATAGCCCTGCGCAGGAGGGTAGGTTAAGTGTACAAACGAGCGTCTCAGATAGCCCTGCGCAGGAGGGTAGGCTAAGCGTACAAACGAGCGACTCAGATAGCCCTGCGCAGGAGGGTAGGCTAAGCGTACAAACGAGCGACTCAGAAAGCCCTGCGCAGGAGGGTAGGCGAAGTGTACAAACGAGCGACTCAGATAGCCCTGCGCAGGAGGGTAGGCTTAGCGTACAAACGAGCGACTCAGAAAGCCCTGCGCAGGAGGGTAGACTAAGTGTACAAACGAGCGACTCAGATAGCCCTGCGCAGGAGGGTAGGCTAAGCGTACAAACGAGCGACTCAGAAAGCCCTGCGCAGGAGGGTAGGCGAAGTGTACAAACGAGCGACTCAGATAGCCCTGCGCAGGAGGGTAGGCTAAGCGTACAAACGAGCGACTCAGAAAGCCCTGCGCAGGAGGGTAGACTAAGTGTACAAACGAGCGACTCAGAAAGCCCTGCGCAGGAGGGTAGGCTAAGTGTATAAACGAGCGACTCAGATAGCCCTGCGCAGGAGGGTAGGCTAAGTATACAAACGAGCGACTCAGATAGCCCTGCGCAGGAGGGTAGGCTAAGTGTACAAACGAGCGACTCAGATAGCCCTGCGCAGGAGGGTAGGCTAAGCGTACAAACGAGCGACTCAGATAGCCCTGCGCAGGAGGGTAGGCTAAGCGTACAAACGAGCGACTCAGAAAGCCCTGCGCAGGAGGGTAGGCGAAGTGTACAAACGAGCGACTCAGATAGCCCTGCGCAGGAGGGTAGGCTAAGCGTACAAACGAGCGACTCAGAAAGCCCTGCGCAGGAGGGTAGACTAAGTGTACAAACGAGCGACTCAGAAAGCCCTGCGCAGGAGGGTAGGCTAAGTGTATAAACGAGCGACTCAGATAGCCCTGCGCAGGAGGGTAGGCTAAGTGTACAAACGAGCGACTCAGGAAGCCCTGCGCAGGAAGGTAGGCTAAGTGTACAAACGAGCGACTCAGATAGCCCTGCGCAGGAGGGTAGGCTAAGTGTACAAACGAGCGACTCAGAAAGCCCTGCGCAGGAGGGTAGGCTAAGCGTACAAACGAGCGACTCAGATAGCCCTGCGCAGGAGGGTAGGCGAAGTGTACAAACGAGCGACTCAGAAAGCCCTGCGCAGGAGGGTAGGCTAAGTGTACAAACGAGCGACTCAGAAAGCCCTGCGTAGGAGGGTAGGCGAAGTGTACAAACGAGCGACTCAGATAGCCCTGCGCAGGAGGGTAGACTAAGTGTACAAACGAGCGACTCAGATAGCCCTGCGCAGGAGGGTAGGCGAAGTGTACAAACGAGCGACTCAGATAGCCCTGCGCAGGAGGGTAGGCTAAGCGTACAAACGAGCGACTCAGAAAGCCCTGCGAAGGAGGGTAGGCGAAGTGTACAAACGAGCGACTCAGATAGCCCTGCGCAGGAGGGTAGGCTAAGCGTACAAACGAGCGACTCAGAAAGCCCTGCGCAGGAGGGTAGACTAAGTGTACAAACGAGCGACTCAGAAAGCCCTGCGCAGGAGGGTAGGCTAAGTGTATAAACGAGCGACTCAGATAGCCCTGCGCAGGAAGGTAGGCTAAGTGTACAAACGAGCGACTCAGGAAGCCCTGCGCAGGAAGGTAGGCTAAGTGTACAAACGAGCGACTCAGAAAGCCCTGCGCAGGAGGGTAGGCTAATAGTGAAAAAGCGGGTTCTACTGACTACAGCACAGGCGTCCCAAGTTCAGAGCGCTCCGGGGTTCGAGGTATTGGCGGACTCCCCTCTGAACTCTCGAAACGGCTCAAATGGGAAAGAAACGACACAGAGACTTCTTGTAAGACTTCAGTCTTTATTATACACCAAAATCCACTAGCaattcttttagttttaataCGTTTTTATGTCCATATAAACTTTATTATCGAAGCGCTCTGAACAGGCCGCCTGTGACTACAGTATGTATTTAGacttttaacccattgactcctggctttttttgagctgaatttacaaaaaaacagacagaaaacagatacctcccccctattctgagttttatacagcccgtcaaagtcaaacacagctggacctagtcagcggtatccaagctttccaacagtgctttgcggtccccacttttaatccctcgtcgttgtgctgaagcgagcacaagttgatggttgcttgtatttttcatcaaaaatacagctatgagcatattatgagagtgtctcaggacatcatgaagtctattgggtcacaattgagtgctttgcttatggatatttgcgaGCAAAGgtgattcatgatgattttttcttgtttggctttgcctggatgagaaaataattttctaatgaatcaccacagctctcctaaatgctgtcttttctgaaacaaaattgattccaaaattgtgtacactgctattctgggtctgtatgacctggaattgattagtttggctttggggtcaAAAGACAATCTGAcattggggagaggagtgttgactggccctcccctcgtgaatttttccctggatctcccagaatgctttgcaatccgtaaaggcatctttgtggttttacaagcctccAAGGAGtggagtagttgccaacaccttggttggatgcatatctttatgtttattttgcatttaagatttttttgggttgtgtgtacttctcaaagccggtacaggccggttgaggggtcaatgtgatAAAGGGACGGTCCCCTCACCCCAACCAGCGTGTTTGTGTGGGAcataggggggagggggaagccTGAAGGCTACGCGCCTTTTAACGTCGAATTACATACAGGACCGTAGTGGGGCGTGGGACACTTAATTAACAAACAACACCAGTGCCACGAAatatggagggggggggggacgacgatacagaaatattaaaaatatatattaggggcacagtcacgcccctactgtcaTTTTCTAAAagtttatatttctttttttttttttgggggggggggggggtacatgcccgtagtgccccacccctgctacggccctaaaCACGAAAACAAATATACCAACGTATCTTCCCTAGGTGTTTTATCAGGACGTGTTTGCAGAGCCGGAGGGTAACCACAGTATTGATGGCGTTTGGCGCGCCAGCTTTAGCACCTTCGTCAACACCAAGTACTGCTGTTACCGCCTGCTGACCGCCATATTTGGTGTACCGACGGCCATCCTGTGCGGCTGCTACTTTGCCTGTCTGAGCTTTGACTACATCTGGTGCATCATGCCATGTTTACGCGCCTACGTGATTCAACTGCAATTTCTTGGGAAAATTTTCAGCCTGCTTATCAAAACCTTCTGCGATCCGTTCTTCGAGTCATTTGGGCGTGTGTTTAGTGGGATACGACATGTTAAGATCAAAACAACTAACAATGCACTTGTTTCTGCCTAGTATTTCGTGTTCTACTCTGGCAATGTATACAGAGGAGTTAAGAGTTTAGTGAGAAACGACACGTTAAGATCAAAGCGTTGAACAACTTTTTTCTGCCTAGTAGTCAGTCTTCTACTCCAGCTCTCTCTTCTCATGTTTTCGTCTTTAACGAGTCCCGAACTTTTAAAGATAAGAAAagatgcctgcggaggagaGTCTACATAGACTTGATTTCCAGCTCATGTCTGTGAGCCCACAATGCGTTTGCTGATGAGGCCTAGGCAACGGCTGAAAACAGAGCCTAGAGGCTACCAACACATTCATTTATTCAACGCACATTTAACCAACATGACCTGTTTTTGCAGATGAGGTCCCAAacagcttttcgctaaaggggggtttggctcagcgacaaaggggggagaggggtaatttttttgttgcatATGGCTCTCTGGCATCCCaaaggggggtttaaaccccctaaaccctcccccctagatccgctccTGGGTTCGTTCATATGTAAACATTTTTAGTCATAGGGGCGAACACCAGTTTTATTTAAAGCCCCCTTTCAATACCTATGACACTGCCTAGAATTTTAACCTTGTGTGCAAGAGTCCAGCTGCTCCCAGTGTTCAAATTAGCCCAACTGGAAGTTGTGACAAGCTGCTTGGGAACACCCACGCACACTGCTAGCCACCCCTGTAGAGATCGAGTCTTGGTGCTCTTCAATCGGTACCTCTAGAACGTGGGGTTTAGAATTCTGGACAAGGTCTAATCTACCTGTCAGCGATCGggtaggagggggggggggtcaataACTCCCACCATTGGGTTGAAATTTAAGTAGTAATGTTCCTCTCTCCATATATAAGACAGTGAAGTTCCCCCAGCCCACCCCAAGACCTCCGGAATCGCTGCCTGTGTTATTAtcacaaaaatacaaattttatAAGAGGTCCAGCCTAACTTCCTCTGTAAGTTGAATACCCAAATGGAGAGAGCAGTAGAGGAACATGATAATGCTGGTCTGGGTCCTTGATGAGGAATACAATCTGAAACATAAAATTTAAGTACAAATTAAAAATCTTTCCAATAATTGTTACATTGTTGACTAATATTTCAGCAAATATATGTCACAGTCAATAGAAACTGGTATTTTTTTCTACCATAGCATGCTTGAAAATTAAAATCTAAAATTTTAACAATAAAGTTCAGCCATAAAAAGGGTGGCTACAGTTAAATACTGGAGGTGGCTGCTAAAATAAGATATACAAATACTAGTGTTTGGGTAACTAATATATCTTTCATTACTTACAGAAGtcaccattta contains:
- the LOC5504524 gene encoding caveolin-3, which gives rise to MMTSEEKVSIESGEDNTGYNVNGDEVHVSVPRSQAIPRAHRGHHFNMEDRDPSNINDHVKVFYQDVFAEPEGNHSIDGVWRASFSTFVNTKYCCYRLLTAIFGVPTAILCGCYFACLSFDYIWCIMPCLRAYVIQLQFLGKIFSLLIKTFCDPFFESFGRVFSGIRHVKIKTTNNALVSA